Genomic window (Petrotoga mexicana DSM 14811):
TATCTTAATATTAGACCTCATGGCTCTTTGAACTACTTGACACCAAATGAGTTCCATGTTTTATACAAAAAAAATAAAATAGAAATTAAGGAAATCAAAGAAAAACTTATCATTTTTGAGTAAAATCGAGTTATGCCTCTCTAATTTCTGATATTCGGGGCTCCGCCCGCGCCCATCTAAGGAAGAGTGAGTAGGATTTCCCACTGTTTTCGCCATATAAGGAAGGGAAGATCCGCACGTACCCGCCCATAAGGAAATAATTATTATAATTTTAACATATATTTTCGGATATTTCAAACTCGATTAAGCTCCTTAACAAATATAGTTGATGGAATAGGCCTTTCAACTCTTCTTTTTTGTCTGATTTTAATATCGCTATCGTCGTCACCATCTTAAACCCTCTAAATGAGTGTTCATCTATCCCTAACTTTATATCTTCCATATCTTGAAATTTCGTCCAATCTACCTTTACTTCAATCGAATCTAATAAATTACTCACAGTTCTCACACTTACACCGTGCTCTTTCGCGGTTGCCGATATGCTCATCTTACGCAAATTCTTTACAAGGTTTTCTGTCTCTGCTCTTGTTATTCTTTGCCATCTATAACTTATCTTCTCATTTCTGAAGCTTTTCCCTGTTTTTTTACACATGTATCTTTGTGGTCTGTGTATCAGATATATTCTTTGTGTTCCAACTTTGCCAGCTTTGATAATCCTTTCTTTTGCTTTACCGTTACGTACTATGTATTCTCGCTTGTCTTTACATCCTTTACATTTATACGGACATTCTGGTATCCCTACCTTTTTCGAATATCTCACTTCAAAATAAATCTCTCCATCTTTTCTCAAATCTTTTCTCTCTTTTAACTTAAAACCTTTGTCAATACCCAGTATTTGTGCTATAATTTTGTTGCTCATGATATCACTCCTCTCTCTTTTTATTTTTTGTTTTTTTGTTCTATGAGGAGTGATATCTTTTTTTTACCCCTTTTGTCAAGTACCTCATCAACCATTTTTATTATACATCAGGTGAAGTGTCAATAGGATTGTTCCTATTATTCAAAAAACCATCCGGGAAATTCAAGCTTTTGCTTTGAAAGAACCCTAAAGGCTTCAGACCAGTTCCTGATCATCGCATATAGAAAGCTTAAAGCATGATTACTGCTAACATCATCATTTTCGCTGAGAGAGGATGATAAGGTTTTTATGATCGTTTCAAGTTCCTGAACGGTTGAGTTTCTTTGTAATGCAGGTTCCATAATTTGAACTAAATGATTAAACTTACTTAATAAAAAAGGTGCACGTCTGTTTAATTCGAATAATAAGCTTTTATTATTTTCTTCCAACCTTTCATAAGTCCATGGACGACTAAAGGCTTCCAGCTTATTTACGTCTATGGTTTCAATAGGCATCATTCTTGAGTGAAAAAATAAATCCACCCATTGAACAGGCAAAATGGAAGACTTAATTTTTTGAGGCGGCTCTCCGATCCACAGCAAATAGCTTGACCATAGTGGGACAACATAGATATTTTCATTCGTTACAGAACGTATTCTTTTGAGCATTGTCGCTAACACAGATGGAATTGACGGTAAAGGGATTCCAGCTGCTAGGAATGATCCGGTTAAGTCCATACAATGGAAGACTACTCTCCCTTTTTCTTTTCTTAATGAAAGGAAAATTTTGATCCACTCAGTATCATAGGCATCATCAACATAACCTTTTTCATCATATACGTCAATCAAAATTGTATCAAATTTAGTGTTTAGTTTTTTGACTCCGTCTCTAAAATCGCAATAATGTACTTTATAATCATTAAAAAGAGAATGTAATTCCTTCAATGACTCATCTATTTCTATACCAATCCCCTTAGTGGTTATTCCCCATTTATGGAGTAATTGCGCGAAGGTACCAGCTCCATATCCTAGGGCAAGAACATCACTGTTATTTATTGATGCAGCAGACCAAGCCAGGTAATCCCAATATTTATACGATAAATCACTTTTTACTATGACAGAATGAATCAATGGAGTAGGTTCTCCTGTCTTCGGATTGCAAATTACTACTGCATCATTAATCATTTTCCATGTATTTAAAGACATTACCAGTCGCCTCCGATAATATAATTTTTGGATTTACTTCATCACATACCCATACCCGGCTTTGATTCATGAAATTGGGTATTTCCATGATCTCTGGGAATGAGTGGGTAAACAAATGATGTCTGTACCATAATCTCCATTTTGAGGGATCTTTGATTAGAATTTGCCGAAAGAAACTCATTAAGGATGACGCTGAAATAAAAATATCATTTGGCATAATTGGTAAAGAAATTAAAAGTTCGTTTTCAGTTGGTGCAATGGCTCCTATAATCGGCGTTTCCAATTTATGTAGCAAACGGAAAAAGCCACTTCTCAGATTGATGGTCGAACTGATAAACGGTAAGTGGAGAGGGGTTTTATCGTTGCCAGACCCAGTCATTCCATCTAAAAAAAGAACGACAATGCCACCTTTTTTTAGATGGCGTGCAATACGTAATCCGGTTGACTGATTTTCAGCTATGACCATTTGTATATTTAATTCATCGTACACTTTTAGCCATTTTTTCAATTGCTGCTCACTGTTATATGATTCTTGATCGACGACGAGTAAAACCAGATTGTCGGGTCTTACTTTAACTACTGATTCAAGAATAGTTTTGAAAGCATAACGATAAACACCATAATGTATAAAAACTAGAGCTAGACCCTGATTTGCGTATATTTGTTGAATTTTTTCTAAGCCTAATCCGCTGATTTTTTTAAAACCCTGATAAAAGTCCGGATTTTCCCGGTATTCTTCAGAATTTTCTATATAATCGCAATAATTTTTCCAAACTTCATAAGGGTCATATAGGCCTAAATATTTTAATTCCTTGATGATGTTAGAAAAGGCCATAAAATAATCTAAATTTAATCTATTTTCAACTTTATCCATTTTTTCTGCCTCCTTCTTTTAGCTTGTTCTTTGTGTAAAAATGATTCAAAAGTGATATTAAGATTTCGAGAGGAAGATCATAATCTCCCTTCAAGATATTTCCGCCTCCTGTGCCTTCGACCAAGTCAGCCCCGATCACTGGGGCAGATCCTTCAAAGATCTTTTGAATGATTAATATTAATTCATTTTTAGTGAATCCACCGGGAACCCCGAAATCGACAAAGGGAAATAAAAGCGGATCCAAACTGTCCAAATCAATGGATATATAATTTGCACAATCCTCATACTCCTTTTGCCATTTTTCAATCAGATGAATAGAAAATGACGCCTTAGGAATTTTTATGACCTTTGGATGATCCACTATCTGTTTTTCAGTCCGATATCCCCTGCTTCCCAATTGGATAATTGCTCGTATGAAAGGCGGTTCAGAAAGATGTAAGAATACATTTCCATGGTCTAACTTATGGGTTGTTCCATATAGATCGTTATGAGCATCAATCACCCATATAACGATTGGTTTATTTAAAGCCTTCAATGCTACTGCAACATCGTAAGTATAGGAATGGTCACCTCCTACACATAAAAAAGGTAAAGAATTTTTTATACAGAATTTTACAATCTGCTGAATTGATTCTCTCTCTGAAGAAGGATCGTTGATAACGTTTCCGATATCTAGTAATTTTCCGCACTCGATTTGACGGTCGGAATCAATATGAAAAAAGTTGATTGGAATAGGAACAGGATATTGGTTCTCATATTCCAGCTTATATGAAGCTTGTCTTAAAATATTTGGGAATTTGTCTACGGTTGAGATCGGTGAACGACTGCCATTCTTAAATGGTACACCAAATATGACCATATCAGGATTTTGACCAGTGAATACATAATTAAAAAAAGGTTTCTCTTCAACTGTCGGCAATTCAAGCCAATCTGCTCCGTCTGGTAAGTATTCCACTTTATAGTAGGAGTCATGATCAAAATCGTGTAAGTATAAGAATTCATTTTCCTTTTTTACGATACTGTATTGCCTTATTTCCATAATATTCCTCCTTGTGTAAATAAACCATTCGACGTGTGGACAGGATTAACATCAGCAGGTATACTAGGGTCATGCCTAATTGAGTATAGGACTCAGCTTCCTTGTCTTTCCACAAAAAAACCAGGCCGGATAGGGATAAAATAAACAAGAGTCCGACTAGAAACCATAATAGATTTTTAATCTTCTTTGAAGGATATGCCTTGAAAATAAAAGCTCCGTCTGTTGTTGACAATGGAACAAGGTTGATTGAAATAATGGAAAAGTAAAACAATGCAAAAGAAACCCAAATGGTATCATTTACAGAAAGAATAAAAACAAGTGAAGCTAGAAGCTGCATAGAAACGCCATTAATAGTAAAGAAAATATATTTTTTAAAAGTAAGATTTTCAGGATAGGAATATACACCTTTGATAGAAGACCAAGAGTATTCAAACTTTTTCAATCGTCCACCTATCAAATAAATGGCAATTACATGTCCCAATTCGTGAATAAGAATCATAGTAAGCATATATACTATGATCATCACTATTAATGAAAGCAATTCATTCACCTCACATCAAAAAATCGATTAGAAGATAGATAATTTACCTCCTCAGATGGACACCCTTGCCTTCGACTAGGCGCTCCCGCTATATTGTCCATCGCGGACTTTCACCGCTTAGCTATTGGGTATGCTGGCCACATTTATGAGAAGAAGAAGAAGGATGGAATCCTTCTTCTTCCCTAGGGTGGAAAGGATTAGCATCGGATCACACAACGAATGACCTTACGATCTGCTTCTAGTTTTTTTAATTCTTCCAGTGTTAAAGGCTTCGGTTGCTTTTTCATATGTATCACCTCCTTTCATTTTGTATAGAGTAAATGACCCGAACAAACATTTACTCTACTTCTTCCACAACATTTAAAACCGATCTGGGTACTCCCCCCTCTGTTGATCTTGTATCTAGATTTTCTCCACTAAAAACAAAAAATACCATTCAATAGCAAAACTGTAACAAGCTTGCTGTAAAAAAGTCCTAATACTATCTCACCCCTATCTTTTGATTTAATCTTTGTTTAAAAAGCAACTGCTACAATCAATTTTCATCCTTCTCAATTTCATTATACGCTTTTCCATATGGTTTTCAAGTCGTTTTTTAATTGGTTTTAAACATACATTAACAAAGTATTACAGAGATCGGTCAAAAAAACTTATGTTAAAATTATTTACGATATTTTTTATCGGATATAATGCATTTGTCATTTCTTTTGGTTATTATAAAAGAGTTATGATATAATGAAATTTAGAGAAAAATATAGAAGCTCTGAAGGTTGTTAACATTCCAAAGAAAAGGTTTTTGAAGTAAATTTTATTTTATATTTTTGTTGCTATTGGGTAAAAGGAGCCTTCTGCTGTTTCTTTTGAAGGTTATACCCTGTAACCCTTTTAAAATCAAAATCTTATTTTTGATAATCCTTTTATCTCCAAACTGTCTATATAAACTCTATCCTCAAATTCCTTTAATCTGGAATCGTTAATACTACAGTTTCTTTTGTTATCTTTTTCCCAGCTACTACTGTGAAGAAAAATAAAAATATCCCTACTCCTAACAGTATCCATAAAAGTATATCGTTGAACTGTTCTGTCACAGGAAACAACGAAGTCAAATAACTGCCACCAAAAACAACTATGAATCCTATTATAAAAAACAAGTTATCAATTATACTTATTCTTCGAATTCTAAAAATTAGATAATACACCCCCACTTTTTCTAAGAATAACTCTTCTAAGTTTCTGTAATTACTTAATATATCACTTTTTAAGTTATCCAACACTATTTCTCCTTTTTTCATAAGCATTACCCTGTGAGCTAACTTTTCCACTTCTGCTAAGTCGTGAGAGGTGTAGAATATACTTTTTCCTTCTTTGTTGAGTTTAAATATTAACTCTCTCATCTTTATCCTTGAAACAGGATCCAAACCACTCATGGGTTCATCAAGTATGAAAAGTTCTGGGTCTTTTAAAAGTCCTAAAATAAAAGAAAACTTCCTTCTCGTTCCTTTTGAATAAGTATGAACCTTTTTTGGTAAGAATTCTGAGATGTCTAAATACTTTGCATAGCTTTCTATTTGGTCATTTGATAGTTTTCCACCGAGATATTCTCTGAATATTTCGATATTTTTCCATCCCGTTTCTTTTTCCCAGAGCAAATCCTTTTCTGAAACTACTCCGATGGTTAAGCCATCTTTTTTGATTATTTGATCCTTACCATGGTTGTAGATCCCCGTAAGGCATCTTATTGTTGTAGTCTTTCCTGCTCCGTTGGGTCCTACCAACGCCAAAATCTCATTCTCTACAACATTGAAGGTTATACCTTTTAGTATTTTGTTACCACCAAGTTCCTTTGTTAAAGATCTAACAGAGATAAGTGTTCCTTTGTTTTCTCTTGACTTTGATAGTTGAGAGACGATTTTTTAGTAAACTGAACGGAAGGAAGCGGGTTTGAGGGGATAAATCACCTATTTTTTTGAAAAAATTTTTTTGATGTAGTGACACTTTTTTCTCTTTTAATTATATTATTCTCTTGACTTCATAATATTTCTGTGGTATAATATTAAAGACATTATGAAGTTGGGAGATGATTTGGATGTATGTTAGAACGGTAAAAAACAACCAAGGGAAAGAATACTTAAGAATAGTAGAAAGTTACCGTGAAAACGGTAAGAATAAACAAAAGATAATCGCTAATTTGGGTAGAATCGATACTATCAGTAGAAAAGAAGTGGAAAATATTGTCGATAAACTTGTACAGATATATGATATAAAAGGTTATGTGAATTTGAATAATGTTGAGGAAGCACCTGATAAGAAGAATTATGGGATAAAGGTAATAGTGGATAAGTTGTTTGAAAGGTATGAGATGGATAAGTTCTTTGAAAAGATGGATAAAAAGATAAGGTTCGATGTGGAAGATTTGTTGAAAATAATGGTTATGAACAGAATAATAGAACCTAAAAGCAAGTTGGGAATATTCAACGACTTAGATTATTATGGATTCAAAAGAATAGATGAGGCAGAGACAGATGAAGAAGGGATAGCCTTACAATGGATGTACAGGACGCTAGATGTGTTAGCGCAAAAGAAGGAAGAGTTAGAGAAACATCTGTATTGTCAAAGGATAAGTTTATTCAATTCTGTAGTAGACTTAGTGTTTTACGATGTAACGACGTTAGCCTTTGAGACACAACAAACGAATGAGTTACTACAGATGGGTTATTCTAAAGATAAGAAGTTCAATGAATCACAGGTAGTTTTAGGGATGTCGATAGTTGGGAAAGGAAACGCCCCGAAGGGGGTTCAAGGAATGCCGGTTAGTTTTGATATATATCCAGGTAACACGTTCGAAGGACATACGTTCAAAGATACGATTGAACTGATGAAAAAGAGATATCAGCTGGGGAAGGTAATAGTGGTTTCTGATAGGGGGATGATGAGTAAAACCAATATGGAAATAGTAGAGAATTCCGATTACGAATTCATAGTTGGTAAATCGATAAAACAGTTAAAAAAGGTGGATATATTCGATGGGGAATTCACTGAAATATCAAAAGGGATTGAATACAGAGAAATAGAATACGGGGGTAAAAGATTACTCATAATACATTCAAAGGAAAGGGCTGAAAAAGATAGAAAAGGCGAAAAATATGACGGATACTATGGAATAATAACAAACACACAGTTGAATCCTAAACAGATATTAGAGCAATACCATACCTTGTGGAAAGTGGAAGAAAGTTTCAGAACACTAAAGAATTATCTTGAAACAAGACCGATATTTCATTGGACACAGAAAAGGATAAAGGGACACATAGTGATGAGTTTCATATCTTACATAATGCAA
Coding sequences:
- a CDS encoding arginase family protein — protein: MEIRQYSIVKKENEFLYLHDFDHDSYYKVEYLPDGADWLELPTVEEKPFFNYVFTGQNPDMVIFGVPFKNGSRSPISTVDKFPNILRQASYKLEYENQYPVPIPINFFHIDSDRQIECGKLLDIGNVINDPSSERESIQQIVKFCIKNSLPFLCVGGDHSYTYDVAVALKALNKPIVIWVIDAHNDLYGTTHKLDHGNVFLHLSEPPFIRAIIQLGSRGYRTEKQIVDHPKVIKIPKASFSIHLIEKWQKEYEDCANYISIDLDSLDPLLFPFVDFGVPGGFTKNELILIIQKIFEGSAPVIGADLVEGTGGGNILKGDYDLPLEILISLLNHFYTKNKLKEGGRKNG
- a CDS encoding ATP-binding cassette domain-containing protein translates to MVSQLSKSRENKGTLISVRSLTKELGGNKILKGITFNVVENEILALVGPNGAGKTTTIRCLTGIYNHGKDQIIKKDGLTIGVVSEKDLLWEKETGWKNIEIFREYLGGKLSNDQIESYAKYLDISEFLPKKVHTYSKGTRRKFSFILGLLKDPELFILDEPMSGLDPVSRIKMRELIFKLNKEGKSIFYTSHDLAEVEKLAHRVMLMKKGEIVLDNLKSDILSNYRNLEELFLEKVGVYYLIFRIRRISIIDNLFFIIGFIVVFGGSYLTSLFPVTEQFNDILLWILLGVGIFLFFFTVVAGKKITKETVVLTIPD
- a CDS encoding IS1634 family transposase is translated as MYVRTVKNNQGKEYLRIVESYRENGKNKQKIIANLGRIDTISRKEVENIVDKLVQIYDIKGYVNLNNVEEAPDKKNYGIKVIVDKLFERYEMDKFFEKMDKKIRFDVEDLLKIMVMNRIIEPKSKLGIFNDLDYYGFKRIDEAETDEEGIALQWMYRTLDVLAQKKEELEKHLYCQRISLFNSVVDLVFYDVTTLAFETQQTNELLQMGYSKDKKFNESQVVLGMSIVGKGNAPKGVQGMPVSFDIYPGNTFEGHTFKDTIELMKKRYQLGKVIVVSDRGMMSKTNMEIVENSDYEFIVGKSIKQLKKVDIFDGEFTEISKGIEYREIEYGGKRLLIIHSKERAEKDRKGEKYDGYYGIITNTQLNPKQILEQYHTLWKVEESFRTLKNYLETRPIFHWTQKRIKGHIVMSFISYIMQRTLELELERNNIEYSHEKIREAIKNMEYIDIKTNEQHFAIRTNMNVLAQKILKILNIPIPKVVTPYEEFIEKLKLQDQNEENKGLERSKAQA